The following proteins are encoded in a genomic region of Nycticebus coucang isolate mNycCou1 chromosome 17, mNycCou1.pri, whole genome shotgun sequence:
- the PCDH1 gene encoding protocadherin-1 isoform X4 gives MGPLRPSPGPGGQQLLLPPLLLALLLLLAPSPGHATRVVYKVPEEQPPNTLIGSLAADYGFPDVGHLYKLEVGAPYLRVDGKTGDIFTTETSIDREGLRECQNQLPGEPCILEFEVSITDLVQNGSPRLLEGQIEVQDINDNTPNFASPVITLTIPENTNIGSLFPIPLASDRDAGPNGVASYELQAGPEAQELFGLQVAEDQEEKQPQLIVMGNLDRERWDSYDLTIKVQDGGSPPRASSALLRVTVLDTNDNAPKFERPSYEAELSENSPIGHSVIQVKANDSDQGANAEIDYTFHQAPEVVRRLLRLDRNTGLITVQGPVDREDLSTLRFSVLAKDRGANPKSARAQVVVTVKDMNDNAPTIEIRGIGLVTHQDGMANISEDVAEETAVALVQVSDRDEGENAAVTCVVAGDVPFQLRQASETGSDSKKKYFLQTTTPLDYEKVKDYTIEIVAVDSGNPPLSSTNSLKVQVVDVNDNAPVFTQSITEVAFPENNKPGEVVAEVTASDADSGSNAELVYSLEPEPAAKGLFTISPETGEIRVKTSLDREQRDSYELKVVAADRGSPSLQGTATVLVNVLDCNDNDPKFMLSGYNFSVMENMPALSPVGMVTVIDGDKGENARVQLSVEQDNGDFVIQNGTGTILSSLSFDREQQSTYTFQLKAVDGGIPPRSAYVGVTINVLDENDNAPFITAPSNTSHRLLTPQTRLGETVSQVTAEDIDSGVNAELTYSIAGGNPYGLFQIGSHSGAITLEKEIERRHHGLHRLVVKVSDRGKPPRYGTALVHLYVNETLANRTLLETLLGHSLDTPLDIDIAGDPEYERSKQRGNILFGVVAGVVAVALLIALAVLVRYCRQREAKSGYQAGKKETKDLYAPKPSGKTSKGNKSKGKKSKSPKPVKPVEDEDEAGLQKSLKFNLMSDAPGDSPRIHLPLNYPPGSPDLGRHYRSNSPLPSIQLQPQSPSASKKHQVVQDLPPANTFVGTGDTTSTGSEQYSDYSYRTNPPKYPSKQLPHRRVTFSATSQAQELQDPSQHSYYDSGLEESETPSSKSSSGPRLGPLALPEDHYERTTPDGSIGEMEHPENDLRPLPDVAMTGTCTRECSEFGHSDTCWMPGQSSPSRRTKNSALKLSTFVPYQDRGGQEPAGAGSPSPPEDRNTKTAPVRLLPSYSAFSHSSHDSCKDSATLEEIPLTQTSDFPPAATPASAQTAKREIYL, from the exons ATGGGGCCCTTGAGGCCCAGCCCAGGTCCTGGGGGGCAGCAGTTGTTGCTGCCCCCCTTGCTTTTggcactgctgctcctgctgGCTCCATCCCCAGGCCACGCCACACGGGTAGTGTACAAGGTGCCAGAGGAACAGCCACCCAACACCCTCATTGGGAGCCTCGCGGCTGACTATGGTTTTCCGGATGTGGGCCACCTGTACAAACTAGAGGTAGGCGCCCCATACCTTCGAGTGGATGGCAAGACAGGTGACATTTTCACCACTGAGACTTCTATCGACCGTGAAGGCCTCCGTGAATGCCAGAACCAGCTCCCTGGTGAGCCCTGCATTCTGGAGTTTGAGGTGTCTATCACAGACCTAGTGCAGAATGGCAGTCCCCGGCTGCTAGAGGGCCAGATAGAAGTACAGGACATCAACGACAACACACCCAACTTCGCCTCACCAGTCATCACTCTGACCATCCCTGAGAACACCAACATCGGCTCACTCTTCCCCATCCCATTGGCTTCAGACCGTGATGCTGGCCCCAACGGTGTGGCATCCTATGAGCTGCAGGCTGGGCCTGAGGCCCAGGAGCTATTTGGGCTGCAGGTGGCGGAGGACCAGGAGGAAAAGCAGCCACAGCTCATTGTGATGGGCAACCTGGACCGTGAGCGCTGGGATTCCTATGATCTCACCATCAAGGTACAGGATGGTGGCAGCCCTCCACGTGCCAGCAGTGCCCTGCTGCGTGTCACCGTGCTCGACACCAATGACAACGCCCCCAAGTTCGAGCGACCTTCCTATGAGGCTGAACTCTCTGAGAATAGCCCCATAGGCCACTCAGTTATCCAG GTGAAGGCCAATGACTCAGATCAAGGTGCCAATGCAGAGATCGACTACACGTTCCACCAGGCACCTGAAGTTGTGAGGCGTCTTCTGCGATTGGACAGGAACACTGGACTTATCACTGTCCAGGGCCCTGTGGACCGTGAGGACCTAAGCACCCTGCGCTTCTCAGTGCTTGCCAAGGACCGAGGTGCCAACCCCAAGAGTGCCCGTGCTCAGGTGGTTGTGACTGTGAAGGACATGAATGACAATGCCCCCACCATTGAGATCCGAGGCATAGGGCTGGTGACCCATCAAGATGGGATGGCTAACATCTCAGAGGATGTGGCAGAGGAGACGGCTGTGGCCTTGGTGCAGGTATCTGATCGAGACGAGGGAGAGAATGCAGCAGTCACCTGTGTGGTGGCAGGTGATGTGCCCTTCCAGCTACGCCAGGCCAGTGAGACAGGCAGTGACAGCAAGAAGAAGTATTTCCTACAGACCACCACCCCGCTTGACTACGAAAAGGTCAAAGACTACACCATCGAGATTGTGGCTGTGGATTCTGGCAACCCCCCCCTCTCCAGCACCAACTCCCTCAAGGTGCAGGTGGTGGATGTCAATGACAACGCACCTGTCTTCACTCAGAGCATCACTGAGGTGGCCTTCCCAGAAAACAACAAGCCTGGTGAAGTGGTTGCGGAGGTCACTGCCAGTGATGCTGACTCTGGCTCTAATGCTGAGCTGGTTTACTCTCTGGAGCCTGAGCCAGCTGCCAAGGGCCTCTTCACCATCTCACCAGAGACTGGAGAGATTCGGGTGAAGACATCTCTGGATCGAGAACAGCGGGACAGCTATGAGTTGAAGGTGGTGGCAGCTGACCGGGGCAGCCCTAGCCTCCAGGGCACAGCCACGGTCCTTGTCAATGTGCTGGACTGCAATGACAATGATCCTAAATTTATGCTGAGTGGCTATAACTTCTCAGTGATGGAGAACATGCCAGCACTGAGTCCAGTGGGCATGGTGACTGTCATTGATGGAGACAAGGGGGAGAATGCCCGGGTACAGCTCTCTGTGGAACAGGACAATGGTGACTTTGTTATCCAGAATGGCACAGGCACCATCCTCTCAAGTCTGAGCTTTGATCGAGAGCAACAAAGCACTTACACCTTCCAGCTGAAGGCAGTAGATGGTGGCATCCCACCTCGCTCAGCTTACGTTGGTGTCACCATCAATGTACTGGATGAGAATGACAATGCACCCTTTATCACTGCCCCCTCCAATACCTCCCACAGGCTGCTGACCCCCCAGACACGTCTTGGTGAGACAGTCAGCCAGGTGACAGCTGAGGACATTGACTCTGGTGTCAATGCTGAACTGACCTACAGCATCGCTGGTGGCAACCCTTACGGACTCTTCCAGATTGGGTCACATTCAGGTGCCATCACTCTGGAGAAGGAGATTGAGCGGCGCCACCATGGGTTACATCGCCTAGTGGTGAAGGTCAGTGACCGTGGCAAACCCCCACGCTATGGCACAGCCTTGGTCCACCTTTATGTTAATGAAACCCTGGCCAACCGCACACTGCTGGAGACGCTACTGGGCCACAGCCTGGACACACCACTGGATATTGACATTGCTGGGGACCCGGAATATGAGCGCTCTAAGCAGCGTGGCAACATCCTATTTGGTGTAGTGGCTGGTGTGGTGGCCGTGGCCTTGCTCATTGCCCTGGCAGTGCTCGTGCGCTACTGCCGGCAGCGAGAAGCCAAGAGTGGCTACCAGGCTGGTAAGAAGGAAACTAAGGACCTGTACGCCCCCAAGCCCAGCGGCAAAACCTCCAAGGGAAACAAAAGCAAGGGCAAGAAGAGCAAGTCCCCGAAACCTGTGAAGCCAGTGGAGGATGAGGATGAGGCCGGGCTGCAGAAGTCCCTCAAGTTCAACTTGATGAGTGATGCCCCTGGAGACAGTCCCCGAATCCACTTGCCCCTCAACTACCCACCAGGCAGCCCCGACCTGGGCCGTCACTACCGCTCTAACTCCCCACTGCCTTCCATCCAGCTGCAGCCCCAGTCACCCTCGGCCTCCAAGAAGCACCAGGTGGTACAGGACCTGCCACCTGCAAACACATTCGTGGGCACCGGGGACACCACGTCCACGGGCTCCGAGCAGTACTCTGACTACAGCTACCGCACCAACCCCCCCAAATATCCCAGCAAGCAG TTACCTCACCGCCGTGTCACCTTCTCGGCCACCAGCCAGGCCCAGGAGCTGCAGGACCCATCCCAGCACAGTTACTATGACAGTGGCCTGGAGGAGTCTGAGACACCATCCAGCAAGTCATCCTCGGGGCCTCGACTGGGTCCCCTGGCCCTGCCTGAGGATCACTATGAGCGCACTACTCCCGATGGCAGCATAGGAGAAATGGAGCATCCCGAGAACG ACCTTCGCCCTTTGCCTGATGTCGCCATGACGGGCACATGTACCCGGGAGTGCAGTGAGTTTGGCCACTCCGACACGTGCTGGATGCCTGGCCAGTCGTCTCCGAGCCGCCGGACCAAGAACAGCGCCCTCAAACTCTCCACCTTCGTGCCTTACCAGGACCGAGGAGGGCAGGAGCCTGCGGGCGCCGGCAGCCCCAGCCCCCCGGAAGACCGGAACACCAAAACGGCCCCCGTGCGCCTCCTGCCCTCCTACAGTGCCTTCTCCCACAGTAGCCATGATTCCTGCAAGGACTCGGCCACCTTGGAGGAAATCCCCCTGACCCAGACCTCGGACTTCCCACCTGCAGCCACACCGGCATCTGCCCAGACGGCCAAGCGTGAGATCTACCTGTGA
- the PCDH1 gene encoding protocadherin-1 isoform X1, whose translation MSEGQRMSECSESCPFLRDACHLLGETENTEIALLILGPARMGPLRPSPGPGGQQLLLPPLLLALLLLLAPSPGHATRVVYKVPEEQPPNTLIGSLAADYGFPDVGHLYKLEVGAPYLRVDGKTGDIFTTETSIDREGLRECQNQLPGEPCILEFEVSITDLVQNGSPRLLEGQIEVQDINDNTPNFASPVITLTIPENTNIGSLFPIPLASDRDAGPNGVASYELQAGPEAQELFGLQVAEDQEEKQPQLIVMGNLDRERWDSYDLTIKVQDGGSPPRASSALLRVTVLDTNDNAPKFERPSYEAELSENSPIGHSVIQVKANDSDQGANAEIDYTFHQAPEVVRRLLRLDRNTGLITVQGPVDREDLSTLRFSVLAKDRGANPKSARAQVVVTVKDMNDNAPTIEIRGIGLVTHQDGMANISEDVAEETAVALVQVSDRDEGENAAVTCVVAGDVPFQLRQASETGSDSKKKYFLQTTTPLDYEKVKDYTIEIVAVDSGNPPLSSTNSLKVQVVDVNDNAPVFTQSITEVAFPENNKPGEVVAEVTASDADSGSNAELVYSLEPEPAAKGLFTISPETGEIRVKTSLDREQRDSYELKVVAADRGSPSLQGTATVLVNVLDCNDNDPKFMLSGYNFSVMENMPALSPVGMVTVIDGDKGENARVQLSVEQDNGDFVIQNGTGTILSSLSFDREQQSTYTFQLKAVDGGIPPRSAYVGVTINVLDENDNAPFITAPSNTSHRLLTPQTRLGETVSQVTAEDIDSGVNAELTYSIAGGNPYGLFQIGSHSGAITLEKEIERRHHGLHRLVVKVSDRGKPPRYGTALVHLYVNETLANRTLLETLLGHSLDTPLDIDIAGDPEYERSKQRGNILFGVVAGVVAVALLIALAVLVRYCRQREAKSGYQAGKKETKDLYAPKPSGKTSKGNKSKGKKSKSPKPVKPVEDEDEAGLQKSLKFNLMSDAPGDSPRIHLPLNYPPGSPDLGRHYRSNSPLPSIQLQPQSPSASKKHQVVQDLPPANTFVGTGDTTSTGSEQYSDYSYRTNPPKYPSKQLPHRRVTFSATSQAQELQDPSQHSYYDSGLEESETPSSKSSSGPRLGPLALPEDHYERTTPDGSIGEMEHPENDLRPLPDVAMTGTCTRECSEFGHSDTCWMPGQSSPSRRTKNSALKLSTFVPYQDRGGQEPAGAGSPSPPEDRNTKTAPVRLLPSYSAFSHSSHDSCKDSATLEEIPLTQTSDFPPAATPASAQTAKREIYL comes from the exons ATGAGTGAGGGCCAGCGGATGAGTGAATGTTCAGAGAGCTGCCCCTTCCTTCGGGATGCCTGTCATCTGCTTGGAgagacagagaacacagaaatag CCCTCCTGATTCTGGGGCCTGCCAGGATGGGGCCCTTGAGGCCCAGCCCAGGTCCTGGGGGGCAGCAGTTGTTGCTGCCCCCCTTGCTTTTggcactgctgctcctgctgGCTCCATCCCCAGGCCACGCCACACGGGTAGTGTACAAGGTGCCAGAGGAACAGCCACCCAACACCCTCATTGGGAGCCTCGCGGCTGACTATGGTTTTCCGGATGTGGGCCACCTGTACAAACTAGAGGTAGGCGCCCCATACCTTCGAGTGGATGGCAAGACAGGTGACATTTTCACCACTGAGACTTCTATCGACCGTGAAGGCCTCCGTGAATGCCAGAACCAGCTCCCTGGTGAGCCCTGCATTCTGGAGTTTGAGGTGTCTATCACAGACCTAGTGCAGAATGGCAGTCCCCGGCTGCTAGAGGGCCAGATAGAAGTACAGGACATCAACGACAACACACCCAACTTCGCCTCACCAGTCATCACTCTGACCATCCCTGAGAACACCAACATCGGCTCACTCTTCCCCATCCCATTGGCTTCAGACCGTGATGCTGGCCCCAACGGTGTGGCATCCTATGAGCTGCAGGCTGGGCCTGAGGCCCAGGAGCTATTTGGGCTGCAGGTGGCGGAGGACCAGGAGGAAAAGCAGCCACAGCTCATTGTGATGGGCAACCTGGACCGTGAGCGCTGGGATTCCTATGATCTCACCATCAAGGTACAGGATGGTGGCAGCCCTCCACGTGCCAGCAGTGCCCTGCTGCGTGTCACCGTGCTCGACACCAATGACAACGCCCCCAAGTTCGAGCGACCTTCCTATGAGGCTGAACTCTCTGAGAATAGCCCCATAGGCCACTCAGTTATCCAG GTGAAGGCCAATGACTCAGATCAAGGTGCCAATGCAGAGATCGACTACACGTTCCACCAGGCACCTGAAGTTGTGAGGCGTCTTCTGCGATTGGACAGGAACACTGGACTTATCACTGTCCAGGGCCCTGTGGACCGTGAGGACCTAAGCACCCTGCGCTTCTCAGTGCTTGCCAAGGACCGAGGTGCCAACCCCAAGAGTGCCCGTGCTCAGGTGGTTGTGACTGTGAAGGACATGAATGACAATGCCCCCACCATTGAGATCCGAGGCATAGGGCTGGTGACCCATCAAGATGGGATGGCTAACATCTCAGAGGATGTGGCAGAGGAGACGGCTGTGGCCTTGGTGCAGGTATCTGATCGAGACGAGGGAGAGAATGCAGCAGTCACCTGTGTGGTGGCAGGTGATGTGCCCTTCCAGCTACGCCAGGCCAGTGAGACAGGCAGTGACAGCAAGAAGAAGTATTTCCTACAGACCACCACCCCGCTTGACTACGAAAAGGTCAAAGACTACACCATCGAGATTGTGGCTGTGGATTCTGGCAACCCCCCCCTCTCCAGCACCAACTCCCTCAAGGTGCAGGTGGTGGATGTCAATGACAACGCACCTGTCTTCACTCAGAGCATCACTGAGGTGGCCTTCCCAGAAAACAACAAGCCTGGTGAAGTGGTTGCGGAGGTCACTGCCAGTGATGCTGACTCTGGCTCTAATGCTGAGCTGGTTTACTCTCTGGAGCCTGAGCCAGCTGCCAAGGGCCTCTTCACCATCTCACCAGAGACTGGAGAGATTCGGGTGAAGACATCTCTGGATCGAGAACAGCGGGACAGCTATGAGTTGAAGGTGGTGGCAGCTGACCGGGGCAGCCCTAGCCTCCAGGGCACAGCCACGGTCCTTGTCAATGTGCTGGACTGCAATGACAATGATCCTAAATTTATGCTGAGTGGCTATAACTTCTCAGTGATGGAGAACATGCCAGCACTGAGTCCAGTGGGCATGGTGACTGTCATTGATGGAGACAAGGGGGAGAATGCCCGGGTACAGCTCTCTGTGGAACAGGACAATGGTGACTTTGTTATCCAGAATGGCACAGGCACCATCCTCTCAAGTCTGAGCTTTGATCGAGAGCAACAAAGCACTTACACCTTCCAGCTGAAGGCAGTAGATGGTGGCATCCCACCTCGCTCAGCTTACGTTGGTGTCACCATCAATGTACTGGATGAGAATGACAATGCACCCTTTATCACTGCCCCCTCCAATACCTCCCACAGGCTGCTGACCCCCCAGACACGTCTTGGTGAGACAGTCAGCCAGGTGACAGCTGAGGACATTGACTCTGGTGTCAATGCTGAACTGACCTACAGCATCGCTGGTGGCAACCCTTACGGACTCTTCCAGATTGGGTCACATTCAGGTGCCATCACTCTGGAGAAGGAGATTGAGCGGCGCCACCATGGGTTACATCGCCTAGTGGTGAAGGTCAGTGACCGTGGCAAACCCCCACGCTATGGCACAGCCTTGGTCCACCTTTATGTTAATGAAACCCTGGCCAACCGCACACTGCTGGAGACGCTACTGGGCCACAGCCTGGACACACCACTGGATATTGACATTGCTGGGGACCCGGAATATGAGCGCTCTAAGCAGCGTGGCAACATCCTATTTGGTGTAGTGGCTGGTGTGGTGGCCGTGGCCTTGCTCATTGCCCTGGCAGTGCTCGTGCGCTACTGCCGGCAGCGAGAAGCCAAGAGTGGCTACCAGGCTGGTAAGAAGGAAACTAAGGACCTGTACGCCCCCAAGCCCAGCGGCAAAACCTCCAAGGGAAACAAAAGCAAGGGCAAGAAGAGCAAGTCCCCGAAACCTGTGAAGCCAGTGGAGGATGAGGATGAGGCCGGGCTGCAGAAGTCCCTCAAGTTCAACTTGATGAGTGATGCCCCTGGAGACAGTCCCCGAATCCACTTGCCCCTCAACTACCCACCAGGCAGCCCCGACCTGGGCCGTCACTACCGCTCTAACTCCCCACTGCCTTCCATCCAGCTGCAGCCCCAGTCACCCTCGGCCTCCAAGAAGCACCAGGTGGTACAGGACCTGCCACCTGCAAACACATTCGTGGGCACCGGGGACACCACGTCCACGGGCTCCGAGCAGTACTCTGACTACAGCTACCGCACCAACCCCCCCAAATATCCCAGCAAGCAG TTACCTCACCGCCGTGTCACCTTCTCGGCCACCAGCCAGGCCCAGGAGCTGCAGGACCCATCCCAGCACAGTTACTATGACAGTGGCCTGGAGGAGTCTGAGACACCATCCAGCAAGTCATCCTCGGGGCCTCGACTGGGTCCCCTGGCCCTGCCTGAGGATCACTATGAGCGCACTACTCCCGATGGCAGCATAGGAGAAATGGAGCATCCCGAGAACG ACCTTCGCCCTTTGCCTGATGTCGCCATGACGGGCACATGTACCCGGGAGTGCAGTGAGTTTGGCCACTCCGACACGTGCTGGATGCCTGGCCAGTCGTCTCCGAGCCGCCGGACCAAGAACAGCGCCCTCAAACTCTCCACCTTCGTGCCTTACCAGGACCGAGGAGGGCAGGAGCCTGCGGGCGCCGGCAGCCCCAGCCCCCCGGAAGACCGGAACACCAAAACGGCCCCCGTGCGCCTCCTGCCCTCCTACAGTGCCTTCTCCCACAGTAGCCATGATTCCTGCAAGGACTCGGCCACCTTGGAGGAAATCCCCCTGACCCAGACCTCGGACTTCCCACCTGCAGCCACACCGGCATCTGCCCAGACGGCCAAGCGTGAGATCTACCTGTGA
- the PCDH1 gene encoding protocadherin-1 isoform X3: MCVGVALLILGPARMGPLRPSPGPGGQQLLLPPLLLALLLLLAPSPGHATRVVYKVPEEQPPNTLIGSLAADYGFPDVGHLYKLEVGAPYLRVDGKTGDIFTTETSIDREGLRECQNQLPGEPCILEFEVSITDLVQNGSPRLLEGQIEVQDINDNTPNFASPVITLTIPENTNIGSLFPIPLASDRDAGPNGVASYELQAGPEAQELFGLQVAEDQEEKQPQLIVMGNLDRERWDSYDLTIKVQDGGSPPRASSALLRVTVLDTNDNAPKFERPSYEAELSENSPIGHSVIQVKANDSDQGANAEIDYTFHQAPEVVRRLLRLDRNTGLITVQGPVDREDLSTLRFSVLAKDRGANPKSARAQVVVTVKDMNDNAPTIEIRGIGLVTHQDGMANISEDVAEETAVALVQVSDRDEGENAAVTCVVAGDVPFQLRQASETGSDSKKKYFLQTTTPLDYEKVKDYTIEIVAVDSGNPPLSSTNSLKVQVVDVNDNAPVFTQSITEVAFPENNKPGEVVAEVTASDADSGSNAELVYSLEPEPAAKGLFTISPETGEIRVKTSLDREQRDSYELKVVAADRGSPSLQGTATVLVNVLDCNDNDPKFMLSGYNFSVMENMPALSPVGMVTVIDGDKGENARVQLSVEQDNGDFVIQNGTGTILSSLSFDREQQSTYTFQLKAVDGGIPPRSAYVGVTINVLDENDNAPFITAPSNTSHRLLTPQTRLGETVSQVTAEDIDSGVNAELTYSIAGGNPYGLFQIGSHSGAITLEKEIERRHHGLHRLVVKVSDRGKPPRYGTALVHLYVNETLANRTLLETLLGHSLDTPLDIDIAGDPEYERSKQRGNILFGVVAGVVAVALLIALAVLVRYCRQREAKSGYQAGKKETKDLYAPKPSGKTSKGNKSKGKKSKSPKPVKPVEDEDEAGLQKSLKFNLMSDAPGDSPRIHLPLNYPPGSPDLGRHYRSNSPLPSIQLQPQSPSASKKHQVVQDLPPANTFVGTGDTTSTGSEQYSDYSYRTNPPKYPSKQLPHRRVTFSATSQAQELQDPSQHSYYDSGLEESETPSSKSSSGPRLGPLALPEDHYERTTPDGSIGEMEHPENDLRPLPDVAMTGTCTRECSEFGHSDTCWMPGQSSPSRRTKNSALKLSTFVPYQDRGGQEPAGAGSPSPPEDRNTKTAPVRLLPSYSAFSHSSHDSCKDSATLEEIPLTQTSDFPPAATPASAQTAKREIYL; encoded by the exons ATGTGTGTAGGAGTGG CCCTCCTGATTCTGGGGCCTGCCAGGATGGGGCCCTTGAGGCCCAGCCCAGGTCCTGGGGGGCAGCAGTTGTTGCTGCCCCCCTTGCTTTTggcactgctgctcctgctgGCTCCATCCCCAGGCCACGCCACACGGGTAGTGTACAAGGTGCCAGAGGAACAGCCACCCAACACCCTCATTGGGAGCCTCGCGGCTGACTATGGTTTTCCGGATGTGGGCCACCTGTACAAACTAGAGGTAGGCGCCCCATACCTTCGAGTGGATGGCAAGACAGGTGACATTTTCACCACTGAGACTTCTATCGACCGTGAAGGCCTCCGTGAATGCCAGAACCAGCTCCCTGGTGAGCCCTGCATTCTGGAGTTTGAGGTGTCTATCACAGACCTAGTGCAGAATGGCAGTCCCCGGCTGCTAGAGGGCCAGATAGAAGTACAGGACATCAACGACAACACACCCAACTTCGCCTCACCAGTCATCACTCTGACCATCCCTGAGAACACCAACATCGGCTCACTCTTCCCCATCCCATTGGCTTCAGACCGTGATGCTGGCCCCAACGGTGTGGCATCCTATGAGCTGCAGGCTGGGCCTGAGGCCCAGGAGCTATTTGGGCTGCAGGTGGCGGAGGACCAGGAGGAAAAGCAGCCACAGCTCATTGTGATGGGCAACCTGGACCGTGAGCGCTGGGATTCCTATGATCTCACCATCAAGGTACAGGATGGTGGCAGCCCTCCACGTGCCAGCAGTGCCCTGCTGCGTGTCACCGTGCTCGACACCAATGACAACGCCCCCAAGTTCGAGCGACCTTCCTATGAGGCTGAACTCTCTGAGAATAGCCCCATAGGCCACTCAGTTATCCAG GTGAAGGCCAATGACTCAGATCAAGGTGCCAATGCAGAGATCGACTACACGTTCCACCAGGCACCTGAAGTTGTGAGGCGTCTTCTGCGATTGGACAGGAACACTGGACTTATCACTGTCCAGGGCCCTGTGGACCGTGAGGACCTAAGCACCCTGCGCTTCTCAGTGCTTGCCAAGGACCGAGGTGCCAACCCCAAGAGTGCCCGTGCTCAGGTGGTTGTGACTGTGAAGGACATGAATGACAATGCCCCCACCATTGAGATCCGAGGCATAGGGCTGGTGACCCATCAAGATGGGATGGCTAACATCTCAGAGGATGTGGCAGAGGAGACGGCTGTGGCCTTGGTGCAGGTATCTGATCGAGACGAGGGAGAGAATGCAGCAGTCACCTGTGTGGTGGCAGGTGATGTGCCCTTCCAGCTACGCCAGGCCAGTGAGACAGGCAGTGACAGCAAGAAGAAGTATTTCCTACAGACCACCACCCCGCTTGACTACGAAAAGGTCAAAGACTACACCATCGAGATTGTGGCTGTGGATTCTGGCAACCCCCCCCTCTCCAGCACCAACTCCCTCAAGGTGCAGGTGGTGGATGTCAATGACAACGCACCTGTCTTCACTCAGAGCATCACTGAGGTGGCCTTCCCAGAAAACAACAAGCCTGGTGAAGTGGTTGCGGAGGTCACTGCCAGTGATGCTGACTCTGGCTCTAATGCTGAGCTGGTTTACTCTCTGGAGCCTGAGCCAGCTGCCAAGGGCCTCTTCACCATCTCACCAGAGACTGGAGAGATTCGGGTGAAGACATCTCTGGATCGAGAACAGCGGGACAGCTATGAGTTGAAGGTGGTGGCAGCTGACCGGGGCAGCCCTAGCCTCCAGGGCACAGCCACGGTCCTTGTCAATGTGCTGGACTGCAATGACAATGATCCTAAATTTATGCTGAGTGGCTATAACTTCTCAGTGATGGAGAACATGCCAGCACTGAGTCCAGTGGGCATGGTGACTGTCATTGATGGAGACAAGGGGGAGAATGCCCGGGTACAGCTCTCTGTGGAACAGGACAATGGTGACTTTGTTATCCAGAATGGCACAGGCACCATCCTCTCAAGTCTGAGCTTTGATCGAGAGCAACAAAGCACTTACACCTTCCAGCTGAAGGCAGTAGATGGTGGCATCCCACCTCGCTCAGCTTACGTTGGTGTCACCATCAATGTACTGGATGAGAATGACAATGCACCCTTTATCACTGCCCCCTCCAATACCTCCCACAGGCTGCTGACCCCCCAGACACGTCTTGGTGAGACAGTCAGCCAGGTGACAGCTGAGGACATTGACTCTGGTGTCAATGCTGAACTGACCTACAGCATCGCTGGTGGCAACCCTTACGGACTCTTCCAGATTGGGTCACATTCAGGTGCCATCACTCTGGAGAAGGAGATTGAGCGGCGCCACCATGGGTTACATCGCCTAGTGGTGAAGGTCAGTGACCGTGGCAAACCCCCACGCTATGGCACAGCCTTGGTCCACCTTTATGTTAATGAAACCCTGGCCAACCGCACACTGCTGGAGACGCTACTGGGCCACAGCCTGGACACACCACTGGATATTGACATTGCTGGGGACCCGGAATATGAGCGCTCTAAGCAGCGTGGCAACATCCTATTTGGTGTAGTGGCTGGTGTGGTGGCCGTGGCCTTGCTCATTGCCCTGGCAGTGCTCGTGCGCTACTGCCGGCAGCGAGAAGCCAAGAGTGGCTACCAGGCTGGTAAGAAGGAAACTAAGGACCTGTACGCCCCCAAGCCCAGCGGCAAAACCTCCAAGGGAAACAAAAGCAAGGGCAAGAAGAGCAAGTCCCCGAAACCTGTGAAGCCAGTGGAGGATGAGGATGAGGCCGGGCTGCAGAAGTCCCTCAAGTTCAACTTGATGAGTGATGCCCCTGGAGACAGTCCCCGAATCCACTTGCCCCTCAACTACCCACCAGGCAGCCCCGACCTGGGCCGTCACTACCGCTCTAACTCCCCACTGCCTTCCATCCAGCTGCAGCCCCAGTCACCCTCGGCCTCCAAGAAGCACCAGGTGGTACAGGACCTGCCACCTGCAAACACATTCGTGGGCACCGGGGACACCACGTCCACGGGCTCCGAGCAGTACTCTGACTACAGCTACCGCACCAACCCCCCCAAATATCCCAGCAAGCAG TTACCTCACCGCCGTGTCACCTTCTCGGCCACCAGCCAGGCCCAGGAGCTGCAGGACCCATCCCAGCACAGTTACTATGACAGTGGCCTGGAGGAGTCTGAGACACCATCCAGCAAGTCATCCTCGGGGCCTCGACTGGGTCCCCTGGCCCTGCCTGAGGATCACTATGAGCGCACTACTCCCGATGGCAGCATAGGAGAAATGGAGCATCCCGAGAACG ACCTTCGCCCTTTGCCTGATGTCGCCATGACGGGCACATGTACCCGGGAGTGCAGTGAGTTTGGCCACTCCGACACGTGCTGGATGCCTGGCCAGTCGTCTCCGAGCCGCCGGACCAAGAACAGCGCCCTCAAACTCTCCACCTTCGTGCCTTACCAGGACCGAGGAGGGCAGGAGCCTGCGGGCGCCGGCAGCCCCAGCCCCCCGGAAGACCGGAACACCAAAACGGCCCCCGTGCGCCTCCTGCCCTCCTACAGTGCCTTCTCCCACAGTAGCCATGATTCCTGCAAGGACTCGGCCACCTTGGAGGAAATCCCCCTGACCCAGACCTCGGACTTCCCACCTGCAGCCACACCGGCATCTGCCCAGACGGCCAAGCGTGAGATCTACCTGTGA